The Desulfovibrio sp. UIB00 genome has a window encoding:
- the pgm gene encoding phosphoglucomutase (alpha-D-glucose-1,6-bisphosphate-dependent), which yields MPVVHSDAGHLPGLDKLENIPALMSAYYTEFPNPALAAQRVAFGTSGHRGTSVLCSFNEEHIYAITQAVCDYRAAKGIDGPLFLGGDTHALSEAAFRSALEVLVANNVNVRISAGGAYTATPAISHAVLKWNAGRVNGLADGIVITPSHNPPRDGGFKYNPPHGGPAEAEVTSQIEKCANTYLENGNKGVKLTHLRAARASSLVEEYDFIGSYVEDLAGVLDMKAIASSGLRIGVDPLGGASLPMWEPIAEAYRIDLEVVNRAVDPTFRFVPCDKDGKIRMDCSSPYAMSRLLDLRDHFDLSFACDPDSDRHGIVTRNELMNPNHYLSVAAWYLFRTRREWPAQRGIGKTLVTSAMLDRVGKDLGRPVVEVPVGFKWFVPYLLNGRCGFGCEESAGASFLCFDGTPWSTDKDGPLMCLLAAEMMAVEQSSPDELYTKLTERLGAPAYQRLDAPADDNVRAKLAALTPESVNLKTLAGSPVTSVLTRAPGNDAAIGGVKVVSDDGWFAVRPSGTEAICKVYTESFKGEDHLQALQKDAIDFLEHLLKGDA from the coding sequence ATGCCAGTTGTGCATAGCGACGCCGGGCATCTGCCCGGGCTGGATAAGCTGGAGAACATCCCCGCGCTCATGAGCGCGTACTACACCGAATTTCCCAATCCGGCGCTTGCGGCCCAGCGTGTTGCCTTTGGCACCTCGGGGCATCGCGGCACGTCAGTGCTGTGCAGCTTTAACGAGGAGCACATCTACGCCATCACTCAGGCGGTGTGCGACTACCGCGCCGCCAAGGGCATTGACGGGCCACTGTTTCTTGGCGGCGATACCCATGCCCTGTCTGAAGCCGCCTTTCGCTCCGCGCTGGAAGTGCTGGTAGCCAACAATGTGAATGTGCGCATTTCTGCTGGCGGGGCCTACACTGCCACTCCGGCGATTTCCCACGCAGTGCTCAAATGGAACGCGGGCCGTGTTAACGGCTTGGCCGATGGCATTGTCATCACGCCTTCGCACAACCCCCCGCGTGACGGCGGCTTCAAGTACAATCCGCCCCACGGTGGCCCTGCAGAAGCCGAAGTCACCAGCCAGATTGAAAAATGCGCCAATACCTATCTCGAAAACGGCAACAAGGGCGTAAAGCTCACCCACCTGCGGGCGGCGCGCGCCTCTTCGCTTGTGGAAGAATACGATTTCATCGGCAGTTATGTGGAGGATCTGGCAGGGGTGCTGGACATGAAGGCAATTGCCTCCTCTGGCCTGCGCATCGGCGTTGACCCCCTTGGCGGCGCAAGCCTGCCCATGTGGGAACCCATTGCTGAAGCCTACAGAATTGACCTTGAAGTGGTGAACAGGGCAGTGGATCCAACATTCCGCTTTGTTCCCTGCGACAAGGACGGCAAAATCCGCATGGATTGCTCCTCGCCCTATGCCATGAGCCGCCTGCTGGATCTGCGCGACCATTTTGACCTGAGTTTCGCCTGCGACCCGGATTCTGACCGCCACGGCATTGTGACGCGCAACGAACTGATGAACCCTAATCATTATCTGAGCGTTGCCGCATGGTATCTGTTCCGCACCCGCAGGGAGTGGCCCGCGCAGCGCGGCATAGGCAAAACCCTTGTGACAAGCGCCATGCTCGACAGGGTAGGGAAGGATCTTGGCCGTCCGGTTGTTGAGGTGCCTGTTGGCTTCAAGTGGTTTGTGCCCTATTTGCTCAATGGGCGTTGCGGCTTTGGCTGCGAGGAAAGCGCGGGCGCTTCCTTCCTGTGCTTTGACGGCACGCCCTGGAGCACAGACAAGGACGGCCCCCTCATGTGCCTGCTGGCGGCTGAAATGATGGCAGTGGAGCAGTCCTCGCCCGATGAACTTTACACAAAACTGACCGAGCGCCTCGGTGCGCCCGCCTATCAGCGGCTTGATGCCCCGGCGGACGACAACGTGCGCGCAAAGCTTGCGGCGTTGACGCCTGAAAGTGTGAACCTTAAAACGCTGGCAGGCTCACCTGTTACCAGTGTGCTTACCCGCGCACCCGGCAATGATGCGGCCATCGGCGGTGTTAAGGTGGTCAGCGATGACGGCTGGTTTGCCGTGCGTCCCTCTGGTACAGAAGCCATCTGCAAAGTGTATACAGAAAGCTTCAAGGGAGAAGACCACCTGCAAGCCTTGCAAAAGGACGCCATCGATTTTCTCGAGCACTTGCTGAAAGGTGATGCCTGA
- a CDS encoding pseudouridine synthase: MHLLLALDGMPHFTHHERILPRRITVPPKHSGNAGSSARNRSKNSSSASSHKKEQPADARKNHAPRSDSWSANGPNGRSGSRTDSRSGTQPNAREARDGFSQRKPAQPQAVKSDANHSASPAAPSKPQPDADANAADGIRLNKAIAATGLCSRRKADELILAGRVSVDGKPEPSPGRQVLPFESIAVDGRILSAPQSYTYLMLNKPVHVVCTVSDPEGRPTVLDCLAPEYKALRLYPVGRLDYFSEGLLLLTNDGQLAQRLTHPRHHQPKTYEVLVRGTAPEGALKTMRRGMHLAEGEDIMPVDVIAQQVGGNTQLQMVLRQGLNRQIRRMCRDLGLTILRLCRVAQGSLRLGDLASGKARPLTDAEVARLRESAGLPAAR; this comes from the coding sequence ATGCACCTCTTGCTTGCCCTTGACGGCATGCCCCACTTCACGCACCATGAGCGCATCTTGCCAAGGAGAATCACCGTGCCGCCCAAACATTCCGGCAATGCCGGATCATCCGCCAGAAACCGCAGCAAAAACAGTTCGTCCGCCAGCTCCCATAAAAAGGAACAGCCTGCGGACGCGCGCAAGAATCATGCCCCCCGTTCTGATAGCTGGTCTGCCAATGGACCAAATGGCCGTTCTGGTTCGCGGACAGATTCACGGTCAGGTACGCAGCCGAACGCCCGTGAGGCCCGAGACGGCTTTTCGCAACGCAAACCTGCACAGCCCCAGGCCGTCAAATCTGACGCCAATCATTCTGCAAGCCCTGCCGCACCCTCAAAACCTCAGCCCGATGCTGACGCCAATGCAGCTGACGGCATACGCCTTAACAAGGCCATAGCCGCAACTGGTCTATGCTCGCGCCGCAAGGCAGACGAGCTTATTCTTGCCGGGCGCGTCAGTGTTGACGGCAAGCCGGAGCCCAGCCCTGGGCGTCAGGTATTGCCCTTTGAAAGCATTGCCGTGGATGGCCGCATTTTGTCGGCCCCGCAGTCCTATACCTACCTCATGCTCAACAAGCCCGTGCATGTGGTTTGCACAGTGAGCGATCCGGAAGGCAGGCCCACCGTACTGGATTGCCTTGCGCCTGAATACAAGGCGCTCAGGCTGTATCCTGTTGGCAGGCTTGACTATTTTTCTGAGGGATTGCTGCTGCTCACCAATGATGGTCAACTGGCCCAGCGTCTCACCCATCCCCGGCATCACCAGCCCAAGACCTATGAGGTGCTTGTGCGCGGCACTGCGCCTGAAGGGGCGCTCAAGACCATGCGGCGCGGCATGCACCTTGCCGAAGGTGAAGATATCATGCCTGTGGACGTGATCGCTCAGCAGGTTGGCGGCAATACCCAGTTGCAGATGGTGCTGCGCCAGGGGCTGAACCGCCAGATACGCCGCATGTGCCGCGATCTGGGGTTGACCATTCTGCGCTTGTGCCGCGTCGCCCAAGGCTCATTGCGCCTTGGGGATCTGGCCAGCGGCAAGGCCCGGCCCCTTACGGATGCCGAGGTTGCCCGCCTGCGTGAAAGCGCAGGACTGCCCGCCGCGCGATAG
- the rdgC gene encoding recombination-associated protein RdgC: protein MGFANSSCSFTRFRILDPVPATLWPQIPDKLKQFAMRDIDDIPEMQGQGWTCFEDMLDTDWVTAPPQKGAYIVFSLRLDMRRIPAGVVKKHVALALKEEKKRMGEQGKNYIARERKKELKEQVLLRLRSRFLPVPGEFNVLWATDKNEVWFASTQNKMIDLFLEEFLKTFELHLEQLTPYNLAVSMLDEESLIRLDKLEPTQFAPLS from the coding sequence ATGGGCTTTGCCAACAGCTCTTGCAGCTTTACACGGTTCCGCATTCTTGATCCTGTTCCGGCCACGCTCTGGCCGCAGATACCGGACAAACTGAAACAGTTCGCCATGCGCGACATTGACGATATTCCTGAAATGCAGGGCCAGGGATGGACCTGTTTTGAGGACATGCTTGATACTGACTGGGTGACGGCCCCGCCCCAGAAAGGCGCGTACATCGTGTTTTCTCTGCGGCTGGATATGCGACGCATACCAGCTGGCGTGGTCAAAAAACACGTTGCCCTTGCCCTGAAGGAAGAAAAAAAACGCATGGGCGAACAGGGCAAGAACTACATTGCCCGCGAGCGCAAAAAAGAACTCAAGGAACAGGTGCTGCTGCGCCTGCGCTCCCGCTTTTTGCCTGTTCCCGGCGAATTCAACGTGCTCTGGGCCACAGACAAGAACGAGGTCTGGTTTGCCTCCACCCAGAACAAGATGATCGATCTCTTCCTGGAAGAGTTTCTCAAAACTTTTGAGCTGCACCTGGAGCAACTGACGCCCTACAATCTGGCGGTCTCCATGCTGGACGAAGAAAGCCTGATCCGCCTGGACAAGCTGGAACCCACGCAGTTCGCTCCCCTTTCCTGA
- a CDS encoding ABC transporter permease, with translation MSTLPASAAKGRFSGPLLHVLRKTLWMLLVLWGITIISFWVIHLAPGSPTDMETTLNPLAGAAARQRLEVLYGLDRPLYVQYWDWLSRIVHLDFGNSMSADSRPVLTKILERLPLTVGMNVISLVLTLLIAIPVGIVSACRQNSLLDKSVTVLVFLGFAMPSFWLALLLMMFFGIELQWLPISGLTSMNYEQLNAWGKFCDLARHLALPTLVYTVGGLAGMSRYMRACMLEVLRQDYILTARAKGLGAGAVIWRHALRNALLPVITLLGLSVPGLIGGSVIIESIFALPGLGQLFYGAVMARDYTMIMGNLVLGAVLTLAGNLLADFCYGIADPRIRNAKDNA, from the coding sequence ATGTCCACCCTGCCCGCATCAGCCGCAAAAGGCCGTTTTTCCGGCCCGCTACTGCACGTTTTACGCAAAACGTTGTGGATGCTGCTTGTGCTGTGGGGCATCACCATCATCAGCTTTTGGGTCATCCATCTGGCCCCCGGCTCGCCCACAGATATGGAAACCACGCTCAATCCGCTGGCTGGCGCTGCGGCGCGTCAGCGGCTTGAGGTGCTTTACGGGCTGGATCGCCCCCTCTATGTGCAGTACTGGGACTGGCTTAGCCGCATCGTGCATCTGGATTTCGGCAACTCCATGTCTGCCGATTCCCGCCCGGTGCTGACCAAGATTCTTGAGCGCCTGCCCCTCACCGTGGGCATGAACGTTATTTCGCTGGTGCTCACCCTGCTCATTGCCATTCCGGTGGGCATTGTTTCCGCCTGCCGGCAGAACTCGCTGCTGGACAAGTCGGTCACTGTGCTGGTTTTTCTGGGTTTTGCCATGCCGTCCTTCTGGCTGGCCCTGCTGCTTATGATGTTTTTTGGCATTGAGCTGCAATGGCTGCCCATCTCCGGCCTTACATCCATGAATTACGAACAGTTGAATGCCTGGGGCAAGTTTTGCGATCTGGCGCGGCATCTGGCCTTGCCCACACTGGTGTATACCGTGGGCGGGCTGGCGGGCATGTCGCGCTACATGCGCGCCTGCATGCTTGAAGTGCTGCGGCAGGATTATATTCTTACAGCGCGGGCCAAGGGGCTGGGCGCTGGCGCGGTTATCTGGCGGCATGCCCTGCGTAACGCTCTGCTGCCTGTCATTACCTTGCTGGGCCTTTCAGTGCCGGGGCTTATCGGCGGCAGCGTCATCATTGAGTCCATCTTTGCCCTGCCGGGGCTGGGCCAGCTGTTTTACGGCGCTGTTATGGCGCGCGATTACACTATGATCATGGGTAATCTGGTGCTTGGGGCGGTGCTCACGCTCGCGGGCAACCTGCTGGCGGATTTCTGCTACGGAATCGCGGATCCGCGCATCCGCAACGCAAAGGACAACGCCTGA
- a CDS encoding ABC transporter permease: MLPRAVKKLLGRNLMLALGLVIVLAMSLAALLAPWIAPFDPNALHLDNILEPPSARFLLGTDRLGRDVFSRLLYGGRVSLWVGFVAVGISVSIGTVLGLVSGYFRCWVDECIMRVVDIMLCFPSFFLILAVIAFLEPNLTNIMVVIGLTSWMGVTRLVRAEALTLREREFVDAARLAGTSTAGILFRHILPNALAPVLITATLGVAGAILVESSLSFLGLGVQPPAASWGNMLMDGKAVIETAPWLSVYPGLAILVTVLGYNLLGESLRDIFDPRLRQ; this comes from the coding sequence ATGCTGCCCCGCGCCGTCAAAAAGCTGCTTGGCCGTAACCTCATGCTTGCATTGGGGCTTGTTATTGTGCTTGCCATGTCGCTGGCGGCGCTTCTTGCCCCGTGGATTGCTCCCTTTGACCCCAACGCCCTGCATCTGGACAATATTCTGGAGCCGCCCTCCGCCCGCTTTCTGCTCGGCACAGACCGCCTTGGACGCGATGTTTTTTCGCGCCTGCTATACGGCGGCAGGGTTTCTCTTTGGGTAGGCTTTGTGGCTGTGGGCATATCGGTTAGCATCGGGACTGTTCTTGGCCTTGTGAGCGGCTATTTTCGCTGCTGGGTGGACGAGTGCATCATGCGCGTGGTTGATATCATGCTCTGCTTTCCGTCATTTTTTCTTATTCTGGCGGTTATTGCCTTTCTTGAACCCAATCTTACCAATATCATGGTGGTTATTGGGCTTACCTCGTGGATGGGCGTTACCCGCCTTGTGCGCGCAGAGGCGCTTACCCTGCGCGAGCGGGAATTTGTCGATGCCGCGCGGCTTGCAGGCACATCCACTGCGGGCATATTGTTTCGACATATACTGCCCAATGCCCTTGCGCCCGTGCTGATAACCGCTACACTTGGCGTTGCCGGGGCCATCCTTGTGGAATCAAGCCTCAGCTTTCTAGGGCTTGGCGTGCAGCCCCCGGCAGCCAGTTGGGGCAACATGCTCATGGACGGCAAAGCCGTGATTGAAACCGCGCCCTGGCTGTCGGTGTATCCCGGTCTGGCCATCCTGGTAACGGTATTGGGCTATAACCTTCTGGGTGAGAGCCTGCGGGATATCTTTGATCCGCGCCTTCGCCAATAG
- a CDS encoding AAA family ATPase: protein MLEYLRIRNLALIEDMELEFSPGMNVLTGETGAGKSFILKALGFLLGDKLSADMVRAGAERAQVEALFSTKDADMVLRREIVAETGRSRLYINDELRSQDSLRDLRNRLVAHTSQHAQQKLLQSSFQAKLLESGLSCPELLHQRDDLLARLQANAAQRSALLERQAGLGERRELLEMQQQEIDKVSPEEGEEEKLEEIRALARSMEHQQENYEQALILLQGDEQEGVIDQLGQLEKLLQRMCREDDSLQADADAVAALRQQLAHLGGRLRRPPALPGLDEMPDMDHLEERLFALAQLKRKLHRTLPEILSLREEISENLSFLDVCALDITRLDKEAAALAAELAAVTARIIPARREAAAVIATKLENELRQLGFSDQVRVLPDFAVQEIWPGVTDERGRILWAPNPGQPPQPLDKIASGGELSRFLLALASVQQDDEGATFIFDEVDAGVGGMTLNKLAEKLYALAETRQMLLITHWPQLAARARRHFQIVKMVRDGETFTLCSPLNKSDRHAELARMAGGGEQGEALARSLEK, encoded by the coding sequence ATGCTTGAATACCTGCGCATTCGTAATCTGGCCCTCATTGAGGACATGGAACTGGAGTTTTCGCCCGGCATGAACGTGCTGACGGGTGAAACCGGGGCGGGGAAGAGCTTTATCCTTAAAGCGCTGGGTTTTCTGCTTGGCGACAAGCTTTCGGCGGATATGGTGCGCGCGGGCGCTGAGCGCGCGCAGGTGGAGGCCCTCTTCAGCACAAAAGATGCCGACATGGTTCTGCGCCGCGAGATTGTGGCGGAGACAGGGCGCAGCCGCCTTTACATCAATGATGAACTGCGCTCGCAAGACAGCCTGCGCGACCTGCGCAACCGTCTTGTGGCCCACACCAGCCAGCACGCCCAGCAAAAACTGCTTCAATCCTCATTTCAGGCCAAACTACTGGAAAGCGGCCTGAGCTGCCCCGAGCTTCTACACCAGCGGGACGACCTGCTTGCGCGCCTTCAGGCCAATGCGGCCCAGCGCTCTGCCCTGCTTGAGCGTCAGGCCGGGCTGGGCGAACGGCGCGAACTGCTTGAAATGCAGCAGCAGGAGATCGACAAGGTCTCTCCCGAAGAAGGCGAAGAAGAAAAGCTGGAAGAAATCCGCGCGCTGGCCCGCTCCATGGAGCACCAGCAGGAGAATTACGAACAGGCGCTCATTTTGCTGCAAGGCGATGAGCAGGAAGGCGTGATCGACCAGTTGGGCCAGCTTGAAAAACTCTTGCAGCGCATGTGCCGCGAGGACGATTCCCTCCAGGCCGATGCCGACGCTGTGGCAGCCCTGCGGCAGCAGTTGGCCCACCTTGGAGGCAGGCTTCGCCGACCGCCTGCCTTGCCGGGGCTGGACGAAATGCCCGACATGGATCATCTGGAAGAACGCCTGTTTGCCCTTGCGCAACTCAAGCGCAAGCTGCACAGAACCCTGCCGGAGATTCTTTCCCTGCGCGAAGAAATTTCCGAAAACCTTTCCTTCCTTGATGTCTGCGCGCTGGACATCACCCGGCTGGACAAGGAAGCGGCAGCTCTTGCCGCAGAGCTTGCCGCCGTGACTGCCCGCATCATCCCGGCGCGCCGCGAGGCAGCAGCCGTCATTGCGACCAAGCTCGAAAATGAACTGCGCCAGTTGGGCTTTTCGGACCAGGTGCGGGTGTTGCCGGATTTTGCCGTACAGGAAATCTGGCCCGGCGTTACGGACGAGCGCGGGCGCATCCTATGGGCACCCAACCCCGGGCAGCCCCCGCAGCCACTGGATAAAATAGCATCGGGCGGCGAGCTTTCACGCTTTTTGCTGGCCCTTGCCAGCGTGCAACAGGATGACGAAGGCGCTACATTCATATTTGACGAAGTCGATGCCGGCGTTGGCGGCATGACCCTGAACAAGCTGGCCGAAAAGCTCTACGCACTGGCCGAAACGCGCCAGATGCTGCTCATCACCCACTGGCCGCAACTGGCAGCCCGCGCCCGCAGACACTTTCAGATTGTTAAGATGGTGCGTGACGGGGAAACCTTTACCCTCTGCTCCCCACTTAACAAGTCAGACCGCCACGCTGAGCTTGCGCGCATGGCAGGCGGCGGCGAACAGGGCGAGGCGCTGGCCCGCAGCCTGGAAAAATAG
- a CDS encoding AMP-binding protein: protein MESWPLERIAILDFRAVTAIVQSVAQAELSQRNPLSFESRAPHEFASMRWEALGLDAAALENMAQRCNAMFHTTSAAPEISGLCGDFSQQVLQQWENSDRSLTFFTSGSTGKPKPCTHKESHIRQEVTSLAPIVADRTSALITVPMHHMYGFTFGLLLPLSLGVPIRSVPPLPTMVEAQMRPGDLVISIPLLLSRLVDMRGWQVSSSEAGQGITLLTGTSPTPPEVMYALERQGFRVLEFFGSSEMGVVCGRFEPEADYELLPHVARGEGVHGNALVRCLPDGVVQHYPLMDNVTWTGQRHLRPGARIDKAVQVGGINVFPQYVASVIERHEGVKQCLVRLMRQDEGYRLKAFVVPQQGYDVSALHKDLILHARRELSDVQRPGAYSFGPDIPRGPLGKPMDW, encoded by the coding sequence ATGGAGTCCTGGCCGCTTGAGCGGATTGCAATTCTTGATTTCAGGGCTGTTACGGCGATTGTGCAATCCGTGGCGCAGGCAGAATTGAGCCAGCGCAATCCCCTGAGCTTTGAGTCGCGCGCACCGCACGAGTTTGCATCCATGCGGTGGGAAGCGCTTGGGCTTGATGCAGCTGCGCTGGAAAATATGGCGCAGCGGTGCAATGCCATGTTTCACACTACTTCGGCAGCGCCAGAAATTAGCGGGCTGTGCGGCGATTTTTCGCAACAGGTTTTGCAGCAGTGGGAAAATAGCGACCGCTCGCTCACGTTTTTTACTTCCGGCTCAACAGGCAAGCCCAAGCCTTGCACGCATAAGGAAAGCCACATCCGGCAGGAAGTGACCAGTCTGGCCCCTATTGTGGCGGACAGAACCTCGGCGCTGATCACCGTCCCCATGCATCACATGTATGGCTTTACGTTTGGCTTGCTGCTGCCCCTGAGCCTCGGGGTTCCTATCCGCAGTGTGCCGCCTTTGCCAACAATGGTTGAGGCGCAGATGCGCCCCGGCGATCTTGTTATCAGCATACCGCTGTTGCTGTCGCGCCTTGTGGATATGCGGGGATGGCAGGTCTCCAGCTCTGAAGCGGGGCAGGGGATTACCCTGCTGACTGGCACTTCGCCCACGCCGCCTGAGGTGATGTATGCGTTGGAGCGGCAGGGCTTTCGTGTGCTGGAGTTTTTTGGCTCGTCAGAGATGGGTGTGGTTTGCGGCCGCTTTGAGCCGGAAGCCGATTATGAACTGTTGCCTCATGTGGCGCGGGGGGAAGGGGTGCACGGCAACGCATTGGTGCGCTGCCTTCCGGATGGCGTGGTGCAGCACTACCCGCTGATGGATAACGTAACCTGGACTGGCCAGCGGCACTTGCGACCGGGCGCGCGCATCGACAAAGCCGTGCAGGTGGGCGGCATCAATGTGTTTCCCCAGTATGTGGCCTCGGTCATCGAGCGCCACGAAGGGGTTAAGCAGTGCCTAGTGCGGCTGATGCGGCAGGACGAGGGCTACAGACTCAAAGCCTTTGTGGTGCCGCAGCAGGGTTATGACGTGTCAGCCCTGCACAAGGATCTGATTCTGCATGCCCGCCGTGAACTGAGCGACGTACAACGCCCCGGTGCCTATAGCTTTGGGCCGGATATCCCGCGTGGCCCGCTGGGCAAGCCCATGGATTGGTAG
- a CDS encoding beta-ketoacyl synthase chain length factor, with the protein MSSAALSVTGTGLVHSIGGKDAFAAIQQGQAPAISAPDISSLAALLPGVSLRRIPRYARMALLACVQALDAAGWRQKDVLHRTALVFGTAYSSSQMSMDFMDSILDNGPHLSSPTAFSHAVNNMGAGLLSLLLGIEGPCFTISQFELSFAGAVSTAAALLGAGRAERVLLCAVDETDSRFSRCCPEYLSSKHPQTEGAVALCLGRQAAGAPSLQVRWGQEPEGGGPVFASGAASGPGWVTHEHLYGHGPLAHALDVMLALNMPQTARAEAVNCVCAAAASGRQAFIEVRGA; encoded by the coding sequence ATGAGCAGTGCTGCGCTTTCTGTGACGGGAACCGGGCTTGTGCACAGCATTGGCGGCAAGGATGCCTTTGCAGCCATACAGCAAGGGCAAGCGCCTGCCATATCTGCCCCCGATATTTCTTCTCTCGCGGCATTGTTGCCGGGCGTGTCGCTGCGCCGCATTCCCCGCTATGCGCGTATGGCGCTTCTGGCCTGCGTGCAGGCTCTGGATGCGGCGGGCTGGCGGCAAAAAGATGTGCTGCACCGTACAGCTCTTGTTTTTGGCACGGCCTACAGCAGCTCACAGATGAGCATGGATTTCATGGATTCAATTCTGGATAACGGTCCGCATCTTTCCTCACCAACGGCCTTTTCGCATGCCGTCAACAATATGGGCGCGGGCCTGCTCAGCCTGCTGCTTGGCATTGAGGGGCCGTGTTTTACCATTTCGCAGTTTGAGCTTTCTTTTGCCGGTGCCGTAAGCACTGCGGCAGCCCTGCTGGGTGCGGGGCGGGCCGAGAGGGTGCTGCTGTGCGCGGTGGACGAAACCGACAGCCGTTTTTCCCGCTGCTGCCCGGAATATTTAAGCAGCAAGCACCCCCAGACAGAAGGGGCCGTTGCCCTGTGTCTGGGCAGGCAAGCTGCCGGTGCGCCCTCGCTGCAAGTGCGGTGGGGGCAAGAGCCGGAGGGGGGCGGCCCTGTCTTTGCCTCGGGTGCTGCTTCCGGGCCGGGCTGGGTAACTCATGAACATCTGTACGGTCATGGGCCGCTGGCCCACGCACTGGACGTGATGCTGGCCTTGAACATGCCGCAGACGGCCAGGGCCGAAGCTGTTAACTGCGTCTGCGCTGCTGCTGCAAGCGGCAGACAGGCATTTATCGAAGTGCGGGGTGCGTAA
- a CDS encoding beta-ketoacyl-[acyl-carrier-protein] synthase family protein, with product MQHGSGVVVTGMACLCAAGDSPAAVLDGLQSGRGGFIAASVLDSRALPYPFFGLAAKHFPGGRKHSAQDTLTLARAVCYSALAEAALPQHLLLAAGIVLGTTAGSASHFLESYAASRGTTPEQVAESASSVCSCAQGADRDDYFSANLALEMDVEAHGPRLTVTDACTSGADAIGLAMDLITTGQCQCVLCGGADALSLVPHTGFARLMIYSDQPCRPFDRDRKGLNLGEGAAALVLESVEHARKRNAAVLGHVLGYGNASDAHHFTAPHPEGRGLAFAIGSALDQAGLTAADMAFVNAHGTSTRENDKVEGRLLRTLLPGVPVWASKGGTGHTLGAAGALEAVLTLAALRNGTIPASPGFYTIDPEIGFAPTQSALAASSPFALSTSLGFGGGNAALVLGRVKP from the coding sequence ATGCAGCACGGTTCAGGCGTTGTTGTAACAGGCATGGCCTGTCTGTGCGCGGCGGGTGACAGCCCGGCTGCGGTTCTGGATGGCCTGCAAAGCGGGCGGGGCGGATTTATTGCGGCTAGTGTGCTGGACAGCCGGGCCTTGCCATATCCGTTTTTCGGGCTTGCTGCAAAGCACTTTCCCGGCGGGCGCAAGCATTCCGCGCAGGATACCCTCACGCTCGCAAGGGCCGTGTGCTATAGCGCGCTGGCCGAGGCAGCGCTGCCCCAGCATCTGTTGCTTGCGGCGGGCATTGTGCTTGGCACAACCGCCGGGAGCGCATCGCATTTTCTGGAGTCTTACGCCGCCAGCCGTGGAACCACGCCAGAGCAGGTTGCGGAATCAGCATCATCTGTATGCTCCTGCGCACAGGGGGCTGACCGTGACGACTACTTTAGCGCCAATCTTGCGCTGGAGATGGACGTGGAGGCCCACGGGCCGCGCCTGACCGTTACCGACGCCTGCACATCCGGCGCGGACGCCATTGGGCTTGCAATGGATCTCATCACCACAGGCCAGTGCCAGTGCGTGCTCTGCGGCGGTGCCGATGCCCTGAGCCTCGTACCGCATACGGGTTTTGCGCGGTTGATGATATATTCCGACCAGCCGTGCCGCCCCTTTGACCGCGACCGCAAAGGCCTGAATCTTGGCGAAGGCGCAGCCGCGCTGGTGCTTGAAAGCGTTGAGCATGCCCGCAAACGCAATGCCGCCGTGCTCGGGCATGTGCTGGGCTACGGCAACGCCTCAGACGCGCATCATTTTACCGCGCCGCATCCAGAAGGGCGGGGGCTGGCATTTGCCATTGGCTCGGCTCTGGATCAGGCAGGCCTCACAGCGGCGGATATGGCCTTTGTGAACGCGCATGGTACGTCTACCCGTGAGAACGACAAGGTTGAAGGGCGGCTTTTGCGCACCCTGCTGCCGGGAGTGCCCGTATGGGCCAGCAAGGGCGGCACGGGGCACACCCTTGGGGCCGCTGGCGCGCTGGAAGCAGTGTTGACGCTCGCGGCCCTGCGCAATGGCACGATTCCGGCATCGCCGGGGTTTTACACTATTGACCCTGAAATAGGTTTTGCGCCCACGCAGAGCGCCCTTGCGGCATCTTCTCCATTTGCGCTTTCAACCTCGCTGGGTTTTGGCGGCGGCAATGCCGCTCTGGTTCTGGGGAGGGTAAAGCCATGA
- a CDS encoding phosphopantetheine-binding protein, translating to MEAALKAAIIDGLRLEDVTVEDIDSSAPLFGDSGLMLDSLDAVELVVVVEKHFGVAIADAEEARKAFTSVSGLADFICARKAQA from the coding sequence ATGGAAGCCGCCCTGAAAGCGGCGATTATTGATGGCCTGCGCCTTGAAGACGTTACCGTGGAAGACATTGATTCCTCGGCCCCGCTGTTTGGGGATTCCGGCCTGATGCTGGACTCGCTGGACGCGGTGGAGCTTGTGGTCGTGGTTGAAAAGCACTTTGGCGTCGCCATTGCTGATGCCGAGGAAGCCCGCAAGGCCTTTACCTCAGTGAGCGGCCTTGCAGACTTTATATGCGCCCGCAAAGCGCAGGCGTGA